The Streptomyces sp. NBC_01244 genome contains a region encoding:
- a CDS encoding Lrp/AsnC family transcriptional regulator: MAVDELDTRILRLLIEQPRTSVREYARILGVARGTLQARLDRLERTGVITGTGPALSPAALGHPVLAFVHIEVTQGNLDEVGDALASVPEIIEAFSITGGGDLLTRVAARDNAHLEDVIQGLIRLPGVVRTRTEVALRERVPHRLLPLVESVGRAARKP; encoded by the coding sequence ATGGCGGTGGACGAGCTCGACACACGGATCCTGCGCCTGCTGATCGAGCAGCCGCGCACCAGCGTCCGGGAGTACGCCCGGATCCTCGGCGTCGCGCGCGGCACCCTCCAGGCCCGGCTCGACCGGCTGGAGCGCACCGGGGTGATCACCGGGACGGGGCCCGCGCTCTCCCCCGCCGCGCTCGGGCATCCCGTTCTGGCCTTCGTGCACATCGAGGTCACCCAGGGGAACCTGGACGAGGTCGGCGACGCGCTGGCCTCCGTACCGGAGATCATCGAGGCCTTCTCGATCACCGGCGGCGGGGACTTGCTGACCCGGGTGGCCGCGCGGGACAACGCGCACCTCGAGGACGTCATCCAGGGGCTGATCCGGCTGCCCGGCGTGGTGCGCACCCGGACCGAGGTCGCGCTGCGCGAGCGGGTGCCGCACCGGCTCCTCCCCCTGGTCGAGTCCGTGGGACGGGCGGCACGCAAACCCTGA
- a CDS encoding cytochrome P450, whose amino-acid sequence MPPGSERGPRRWPLLGNLPAFARDPLAFFESLRDEYGDWVPWALGPQRNVLVSRPEHAGELLGAVESTFSPTELGWAFRQLLGNGVVVATGEDWRRKRALVQPSVRPRQVRAYAGTMVECADALISGWSDGERIDVHREMAGLTQRIAVRTLFGSDAAGREAPISAAMATAQRELGAEFRGVTMFLPPWVQTPGRRRMRAAVDVLDREIEHVIQEHETAAEAGEERDDLLGRLLSARDEHGGPLSRTELRDESITLYIGGHETTSTTLTWAWQLLSGAPEARRRLTEELDRVLGGRLPAYEDYARLPWTQQVVKEALRIYPPIWLISAVAREGATLGGRPVPAGLSVWTSPWSMHRDERWFPEPEAFRPERWDADAAHRIPEHAWFPFGGGPRACLGARFALVEAALVLAVVAQRFHVDSGPTRARVLPGLTLQPRDPVLATLRAHRS is encoded by the coding sequence ATGCCCCCGGGCTCCGAGCGCGGACCGCGCCGCTGGCCCCTGCTGGGGAACCTTCCCGCCTTCGCCCGCGATCCGCTGGCCTTCTTCGAGTCGCTGCGCGACGAGTACGGGGACTGGGTGCCCTGGGCACTCGGACCGCAGCGCAACGTCCTGGTCTCGCGTCCGGAGCACGCGGGAGAGCTGCTCGGCGCCGTGGAGTCCACCTTCAGCCCGACCGAACTGGGCTGGGCCTTCCGCCAGTTGCTCGGCAACGGGGTGGTCGTGGCCACCGGCGAGGACTGGCGGCGCAAGCGCGCACTGGTCCAGCCCTCGGTGCGCCCGCGCCAAGTGCGCGCGTACGCGGGCACGATGGTCGAATGCGCCGACGCGCTGATCTCCGGCTGGAGCGACGGCGAGCGGATCGACGTGCACCGGGAAATGGCCGGGCTCACCCAACGGATCGCGGTGCGCACCCTGTTCGGGAGCGACGCCGCCGGCCGGGAGGCGCCCATCAGCGCCGCCATGGCCACCGCGCAGCGCGAACTCGGCGCCGAGTTCCGGGGCGTGACCATGTTCCTGCCGCCGTGGGTGCAGACTCCGGGACGGCGCCGGATGCGGGCTGCCGTGGACGTCCTCGACCGCGAGATCGAGCACGTCATCCAGGAGCACGAGACGGCCGCGGAGGCCGGCGAGGAGCGGGACGACCTGCTCGGCAGGCTCCTCTCCGCCCGCGACGAGCACGGCGGGCCGCTGTCGCGCACGGAGCTGCGGGACGAGTCGATCACCCTGTACATCGGCGGCCACGAGACCACCTCGACCACCCTGACCTGGGCCTGGCAGCTGCTCTCGGGGGCGCCGGAGGCGCGGAGACGGCTGACGGAGGAGCTGGACCGGGTGCTCGGCGGCCGGCTGCCCGCGTACGAAGACTACGCGCGGCTGCCCTGGACGCAGCAGGTGGTCAAGGAAGCGCTGCGGATCTACCCGCCGATCTGGCTGATCTCCGCGGTGGCGAGGGAGGGCGCCACCCTCGGCGGGCGTCCGGTCCCGGCCGGCCTGTCGGTGTGGACCAGCCCCTGGTCGATGCACCGGGACGAGCGCTGGTTCCCGGAGCCGGAGGCCTTCCGCCCCGAGCGGTGGGATGCGGACGCCGCTCACCGGATCCCGGAACACGCCTGGTTCCCCTTCGGTGGCGGCCCGCGCGCCTGCCTGGGGGCCCGCTTCGCCTTGGTCGAGGCCGCCCTCGTGCTGGCCGTCGTGGCCCAGCGCTTCCACGTGGACAGCGGTCCGACCCGCGCGAGGGTCCTCCCCGGGCTCACCCTCCAGCCCAGGGACCCGGTCCTGGCCACGCTCCGCGCGCACCGCTCCTGA
- a CDS encoding cyclopropane-fatty-acyl-phospholipid synthase family protein: protein MSTSTTTTAAPAVPPCSRARAAVGRLLIRRALDRLPLQVRMGPDGTLGRGGPAMAVYDPDAFERRIAAEGLIGFGESYLAGEWDARDPVAVLTVLAGHVTGLVPAPLQRLRGLWASRHPAAERNTPDGSRTNVRRHYDLSNELFAEFLDPTMTYSSAVFRALPAGREQLAEAQHRKIDMLLDLAETGPGTRLLEIGTGWGELAVRAARRGAHVVTLTLSREQRELALRRIAAAGLSDRVEVRLCDYREAEGRYDAIVSVEMIEAVGAEYWPVYFATLDRLLAPGGRVALQAITMPHERMLATRDTYTWIHKYIFPGGMLPSVRVVEEMARSHTGLRVTRSEAYGAHYAQTLRLWRERFAERADRVAELGFDATFRRMWTFYLAYCEAGFASGYLDVHQFLLTRTAPEGLAAGGGPR from the coding sequence GTGAGCACGTCGACCACCACCACCGCCGCCCCGGCCGTGCCGCCCTGCTCCCGGGCCAGGGCCGCCGTCGGGCGGCTGCTGATCCGCCGGGCCCTGGACCGGTTGCCGCTCCAGGTCCGGATGGGCCCCGACGGGACCCTGGGGCGGGGCGGCCCCGCGATGGCGGTGTACGACCCGGACGCCTTCGAGCGCCGGATCGCGGCCGAGGGGCTGATCGGCTTCGGCGAGTCGTACCTGGCCGGGGAGTGGGACGCGCGCGACCCGGTCGCCGTCCTGACCGTGCTGGCCGGGCACGTGACGGGGCTGGTCCCGGCTCCGCTCCAGCGGCTGCGCGGCCTGTGGGCATCCCGGCACCCGGCCGCGGAGCGCAACACCCCGGACGGCTCGCGGACGAACGTCCGGCGCCACTACGACCTGTCGAACGAGCTCTTCGCCGAGTTCCTCGACCCGACGATGACCTACTCCTCAGCGGTGTTCCGCGCCCTGCCCGCGGGCCGGGAGCAGCTCGCCGAGGCCCAGCACCGCAAGATCGACATGCTGCTGGACCTCGCGGAGACCGGTCCGGGCACCCGGCTGCTGGAGATCGGCACGGGCTGGGGCGAGCTGGCCGTCCGGGCCGCCCGGCGCGGTGCGCACGTGGTCACCCTGACCCTGTCGCGGGAGCAGCGGGAGCTGGCCCTGCGCCGGATCGCGGCCGCGGGGCTGTCCGACCGCGTCGAGGTGCGGCTCTGCGACTACCGGGAGGCCGAGGGGAGGTACGACGCCATCGTGAGCGTCGAGATGATCGAGGCGGTCGGCGCCGAGTACTGGCCGGTGTACTTCGCCACGCTGGACCGCCTGTTGGCGCCCGGCGGGCGCGTCGCGCTCCAGGCGATCACCATGCCGCACGAGCGGATGCTCGCCACCAGGGACACGTACACCTGGATCCACAAGTACATCTTCCCCGGCGGGATGCTGCCGTCCGTGCGGGTGGTGGAGGAGATGGCGCGCTCGCACACCGGGCTGCGCGTGACCCGCTCCGAGGCCTACGGGGCCCACTACGCGCAGACGCTGCGGTTGTGGCGGGAGCGCTTCGCCGAGCGGGCCGACCGGGTGGCGGAGTTGGGCTTCGACGCGACGTTCCGGCGGATGTGGACCTTCTACCTGGCGTACTGCGAGGCCGGTTTCGCCTCGGGCTACCTGGACGTGCACCAGTTCCTGCTGACACGCACGGCCCCGGAGGGGCTCGCGGCGGGCGGTGGTCCCCGGTGA
- a CDS encoding DUF1295 domain-containing protein codes for MLAAFAIGVRLHMHRLVDVAWGLGFVAVSVATYALSGGRHPLPAVLAVLWGLRLAAHIARRGRGHGEDPRYERMLAKAPGNPNAYALRMVYLLQAALVWLVSLPVQAAAYATGRPGALEVAGAALWLCGLLFEAVGDHQLARFKADPANRGRIMERGLWSWTRHPNYFGDFCVWWGLSLTAWTSGGAVAVSVVSPLVMSYLLIGGSGKRLLERHMADRPGYAAYQARTSGFLPRPPRRPGPPRHRPPVV; via the coding sequence ATGCTGGCCGCCTTCGCCATCGGTGTCCGGCTACACATGCACCGCCTGGTGGACGTGGCCTGGGGCTTGGGCTTCGTCGCCGTCTCGGTGGCCACGTACGCCCTGTCGGGCGGCCGGCACCCCCTGCCGGCGGTCCTGGCGGTGCTGTGGGGCCTGCGGCTGGCCGCGCACATCGCGCGGCGCGGCCGGGGGCACGGCGAGGACCCGCGCTACGAGCGGATGCTCGCCAAGGCTCCGGGCAACCCGAACGCGTACGCGCTGCGCATGGTCTACCTGCTCCAGGCGGCCCTTGTCTGGCTGGTCTCGCTACCCGTGCAGGCGGCGGCGTACGCGACCGGGCGTCCCGGGGCCCTGGAGGTGGCGGGCGCGGCGCTGTGGCTGTGCGGGCTGCTCTTCGAGGCGGTCGGCGACCATCAGCTGGCCCGGTTCAAGGCGGATCCCGCGAACCGGGGACGGATCATGGAGCGGGGCCTGTGGTCCTGGACCCGTCACCCGAACTACTTCGGCGACTTCTGCGTGTGGTGGGGGCTGTCGCTGACCGCCTGGACCTCGGGCGGAGCGGTGGCGGTGTCGGTGGTCTCCCCGCTCGTAATGTCGTACCTGCTGATCGGCGGCAGCGGGAAGCGGCTGCTGGAGCGGCACATGGCGGACCGTCCCGGCTACGCCGCGTACCAGGCCCGCACCAGTGGCTTCCTGCCGCGGCCGCCCCGGCGTCCCGGCCCGCCCCGCCACAGGCCACCGGTGGTTTGA
- a CDS encoding DUF1365 domain-containing protein, with the protein MNRGPIEPRLYLADIRHVRSGGSRYRLRHRTYLWLVDLDRLPRLPRPLRPLARFEAGDHFGGGAPSIRAGLDAFLAARGAGLPAGSRVLMLAHARVFGHVFNPLTVYWCHGPDGSLRHVVAEVHNTYGERHCYLLPPETARGDRGDLDVVPVPVPVPKEFYVSPFLAVEGAYRMRLPEPGDHLALTVRLAGGADGARLTATVRGERRPAGARGLLCAALRRPWSTAAVSVGIRFHGVRLRLRGLPVRPRPRHVPQEGLK; encoded by the coding sequence GTGAACCGCGGCCCGATCGAGCCCCGCCTCTACCTGGCCGACATCCGGCACGTCCGGTCGGGCGGGAGCCGCTACCGGCTGCGGCACCGCACCTACCTGTGGCTGGTGGACCTCGACCGACTCCCCCGCCTCCCCCGGCCGTTGCGGCCGCTCGCCCGGTTCGAGGCGGGTGACCACTTCGGCGGCGGCGCCCCCTCGATCCGGGCCGGGCTGGACGCGTTCCTCGCGGCGCGCGGCGCCGGACTACCGGCGGGATCAAGGGTGTTGATGCTGGCGCATGCCCGGGTGTTCGGCCACGTCTTCAACCCGCTGACCGTGTACTGGTGTCACGGCCCGGACGGCTCACTGCGCCACGTGGTCGCCGAAGTGCACAACACGTACGGCGAACGGCACTGCTACCTGCTCCCTCCGGAGACGGCCCGGGGCGACCGGGGCGACCTCGACGTCGTCCCCGTCCCCGTCCCCGTCCCCAAGGAGTTCTACGTCTCCCCCTTCCTCGCCGTGGAAGGCGCCTACCGCATGCGGCTGCCCGAGCCGGGCGATCACCTCGCGCTGACCGTCCGGCTGGCCGGCGGTGCGGACGGTGCCCGGCTGACCGCGACCGTCCGCGGCGAACGCCGCCCCGCCGGCGCCCGCGGACTGCTGTGCGCGGCGCTGCGCCGGCCCTGGTCCACCGCCGCCGTCAGCGTCGGCATCCGCTTCCACGGCGTCCGGCTGCGGCTGCGCGGCCTGCCGGTCCGGCCGCGTCCCCGACACGTACCCCAGGAGGGTCTGAAGTGA
- a CDS encoding HAD family hydrolase, with protein sequence MISVIFDLDGTLVDSEPNYYESGRRTLERHGVPDFTWEQHSRYIGIGTLETLEILRDEYGIPAPVEQLLAEQNAAYLELARTRTEAYPEMRAFVRRLHSEGVPMAVASGSSREAIDAVLAGTGLDELLTTVVSAEEVAQGKPAPDVFLEAARRLGADPADCVVVEDAAPGALAARAAGMRCVAVPYVAATADDPAFAAAGLLFPSGQTEFSAESAYTWLTAAQAA encoded by the coding sequence ATGATCTCCGTCATATTCGATCTCGACGGCACCCTCGTGGACAGCGAGCCGAACTACTACGAGTCCGGGCGACGCACGCTGGAGCGCCACGGGGTCCCCGATTTCACCTGGGAGCAGCACTCCCGGTACATCGGCATCGGCACCCTGGAAACCCTGGAGATCCTCCGGGACGAGTACGGGATCCCGGCCCCGGTGGAGCAACTGCTCGCCGAGCAGAACGCCGCCTACCTCGAGCTCGCCCGGACCCGCACCGAGGCCTACCCCGAGATGCGCGCGTTCGTGCGGCGGCTGCACTCCGAGGGCGTGCCGATGGCGGTGGCCTCCGGCTCCTCGCGCGAGGCGATCGACGCGGTCCTGGCGGGCACCGGGCTGGACGAGCTGCTGACCACGGTGGTCTCCGCCGAGGAGGTGGCGCAGGGCAAGCCCGCCCCGGACGTGTTCCTGGAGGCGGCGCGGCGGCTGGGCGCGGACCCCGCCGACTGCGTGGTCGTCGAGGACGCCGCGCCGGGCGCCCTGGCCGCGCGGGCCGCCGGCATGCGCTGCGTGGCGGTCCCGTACGTGGCGGCCACCGCCGACGACCCCGCCTTCGCGGCGGCCGGTCTCCTCTTCCCCTCCGGGCAGACGGAGTTCAGCGCGGAGAGCGCCTACACCTGGCTCACCGCGGCCCAGGCCGCCTGA
- a CDS encoding SDR family oxidoreductase, whose protein sequence is MTGKNCLVTGATGYIGGRLVPELLDAGHRVRCLARAPEKLRDHPWAGKAEIVRGDVTDPSTLAGAMTGIDVAYYLVHSLGTGSGFEERDRDAARAFADEARAAGVRRIVYLGGLIPADVPVRSLSPHLRSRAEVGEIFLAGAVPATVLRAAVVIGSGSASFEMLRYLTERLPVMVTPSWVGTRCQPIAVRDVLRYLVGSAGMPPEVNRAFDIGGPDVLTYEEMMRRYAAVARLPARLILRVPMLTPRLSSHWIGLVTPVPRALARPLAESLRHEVVCAEHDIAVHVPDPPGAPIGFDEALALALRRIREARVATRWSSAAVPGAPSDPLPTDPGWAGGSLYTDRRELTVEAPTAALWRVVEGIGGENGWYSFPLAWAVRGWLDRIVGGVGIRRGRRDAARLRVGDSLDFWRVEEIEPGRLLRLRAEMRLPGLAWLELHADPPSPGEAGSRYRQRALFHPHGLLGHLYWWSVSPFHAVVFGGMARNIARAAERADASGGGAG, encoded by the coding sequence ATGACGGGCAAGAACTGCCTGGTCACCGGGGCCACCGGATACATCGGCGGACGCCTCGTACCCGAACTCCTGGACGCCGGGCACCGGGTCCGCTGCCTGGCCCGTGCCCCGGAGAAACTGCGCGACCATCCCTGGGCCGGGAAAGCCGAGATCGTCCGGGGAGACGTCACCGACCCCTCGACCCTCGCCGGGGCCATGACCGGCATCGACGTCGCCTACTACCTCGTGCACTCCCTCGGCACCGGATCCGGCTTCGAGGAACGCGACCGGGACGCCGCCCGGGCCTTCGCGGACGAGGCCCGCGCCGCCGGGGTCCGCCGCATCGTCTACCTCGGCGGTCTCATCCCGGCGGACGTCCCCGTCCGCTCCCTCTCACCGCACCTGCGCTCCCGCGCCGAAGTCGGGGAGATCTTCCTCGCCGGAGCCGTCCCGGCGACCGTGCTGCGCGCCGCCGTCGTCATCGGCTCCGGATCCGCCTCCTTCGAGATGCTGCGCTACCTGACCGAACGGCTGCCCGTCATGGTCACCCCCAGCTGGGTCGGCACCCGCTGCCAGCCCATCGCGGTCCGCGACGTGCTGCGCTACCTCGTCGGCAGCGCCGGCATGCCGCCCGAGGTGAACCGGGCCTTCGACATCGGCGGACCCGACGTGCTCACGTACGAGGAGATGATGCGCCGCTACGCCGCCGTCGCGCGGCTCCCCGCCCGCCTGATCCTGCGGGTCCCGATGCTCACCCCGAGGCTGTCCAGCCACTGGATCGGCCTGGTCACCCCCGTGCCGAGGGCGCTGGCCCGACCGCTCGCCGAATCCCTGCGGCACGAGGTGGTGTGCGCCGAGCACGACATCGCCGTCCACGTCCCGGACCCGCCGGGCGCGCCCATCGGCTTCGACGAGGCCCTCGCGCTGGCCCTCCGGCGGATCCGGGAGGCCCGGGTGGCCACCCGCTGGTCCTCCGCCGCCGTGCCCGGCGCGCCGAGCGACCCGCTGCCCACCGACCCCGGCTGGGCGGGCGGCAGCCTCTACACCGACCGGCGGGAGCTGACCGTCGAGGCCCCGACGGCCGCGCTGTGGCGGGTGGTGGAGGGCATCGGCGGGGAGAACGGCTGGTACTCCTTCCCGCTGGCCTGGGCCGTACGGGGCTGGCTGGACCGGATCGTCGGCGGGGTCGGCATCCGGCGCGGCCGCCGGGACGCGGCGCGGCTGAGGGTGGGGGACTCCCTGGACTTCTGGCGGGTCGAGGAGATCGAACCGGGCCGGTTGCTGCGGCTGCGCGCCGAAATGAGGCTGCCGGGGCTGGCCTGGCTGGAACTGCACGCCGATCCGCCGTCCCCGGGGGAGGCCGGCTCCCGCTACCGCCAGCGGGCCCTGTTCCATCCGCACGGCCTGCTGGGCCACCTGTACTGGTGGAGCGTGTCACCGTTCCATGCCGTCGTCTTCGGCGGCATGGCACGCAACATCGCCCGCGCGGCGGAGCGCGCGGACGCCTCCGGCGGAGGTGCGGGGTAG
- a CDS encoding ABC transporter permease has protein sequence MTLTSHARPDISSKTASAHSAGAGPALVPVVPASAKRRSPPRWARRTIGPLLLLAAWQLASSFGWLPADTLAPPSTIASAAAGLIGDGTLPAAMGVSLQRVAIGLVLGGTVGTVLALLSGLSRLGEDLIDASVQMLRTVPWVGLIPLFIIWMGIGEAPKVALIALGTAFHLYLNVYAGIRGVDEQLIEAGGALGLGRWGLVRHVVLPGALPGFMTGLRYSLATGWLALVFGESINADAGIGFLMNQAREFFRTDVIVVCLVVYAFLGLTADLIVRALERLLLQWRPTFTGQ, from the coding sequence ATGACCCTCACCAGCCATGCGCGGCCGGATATATCCTCCAAAACAGCATCCGCGCACTCGGCCGGCGCCGGCCCCGCGCTCGTCCCGGTCGTACCCGCCTCGGCGAAACGGCGCTCCCCGCCCCGCTGGGCGCGGCGCACCATCGGACCGCTCCTGCTGCTCGCCGCATGGCAACTTGCCAGCAGCTTCGGCTGGTTGCCCGCCGACACCCTCGCCCCGCCCTCGACCATCGCGAGCGCCGCGGCCGGACTGATCGGGGACGGCACCCTGCCCGCCGCGATGGGGGTGTCGCTCCAGCGCGTGGCGATCGGTCTCGTCCTGGGCGGGACGGTCGGGACGGTGCTGGCGCTGCTGTCAGGGCTCTCCCGGCTGGGCGAGGACCTGATCGACGCGAGCGTGCAGATGCTGCGCACGGTGCCCTGGGTGGGTCTCATCCCGCTGTTCATCATCTGGATGGGCATCGGCGAGGCGCCGAAGGTGGCCCTCATCGCCCTCGGTACGGCCTTCCACCTGTACCTGAACGTGTACGCCGGGATCCGCGGGGTCGACGAGCAACTCATCGAAGCGGGCGGGGCCTTGGGGCTGGGCCGCTGGGGCCTGGTACGGCACGTGGTGCTGCCGGGCGCGCTGCCCGGGTTCATGACCGGGCTGCGGTACTCGCTGGCCACCGGCTGGCTGGCCCTGGTGTTCGGGGAGTCCATCAACGCCGACGCCGGGATCGGGTTCCTGATGAACCAAGCCCGCGAGTTCTTCCGCACCGACGTCATCGTCGTCTGCCTCGTGGTCTACGCCTTCCTCGGCCTCACCGCCGACCTCATCGTCCGCGCTCTCGAAAGGCTGCTGCTGCAATGGCGACCGACCTTCACCGGCCAGTGA
- a CDS encoding putative leader peptide has protein sequence MLRSVMLTTRGHIDLLRVASAACRRGC, from the coding sequence ATGTTGCGTTCAGTCATGCTCACCACGCGCGGTCACATCGACCTGCTGCGGGTGGCCTCCGCCGCGTGTCGCCGCGGCTGCTGA
- a CDS encoding NAD(P)/FAD-dependent oxidoreductase translates to MTERGAQRPRTAVIGGGVSGLTAAYVLARSHEVTLYEADDRLGGHAHTHEVKGPDGVVRAVDSGFIVHNDRTYPHLLRLFGELGVATRPTTMSLSVRCEGCGLEYAGARGPRGLFARRRSAVNPEYLWMLARIPAFHRRARRLLAADAHTGSDASEITLAEFLERGRFGAYFTAHFAIPLVASVWSCPPDTALGYPARYLFRFLEHHGMLSVGGSPNWRTVEGGSARYVERVRERLDAVYLATPVRALARTREGVSVTTAGGATGLYDAVVVAVHADRALRLLADPTDAERTALGAFRYSRNRTVLHTDASVLPRTPGARGCWNYRLSGCRPADAHVRVSYDMNRLQGLDGPEPYVVTLNAGEEVRPELVLAEMEYEHPVYTTESVSAQRLLPALSGPVTAFAGAYHGWGFHEDGCRSGVAAAAALGVTW, encoded by the coding sequence ATGACGGAGCGAGGGGCGCAGCGCCCGCGGACGGCCGTGATCGGTGGGGGCGTGTCGGGGCTGACGGCGGCGTACGTCCTGGCGCGCTCGCACGAGGTGACCCTCTACGAGGCGGACGACCGGCTGGGCGGGCACGCGCACACCCACGAGGTGAAGGGTCCGGACGGGGTGGTGCGGGCGGTGGATTCGGGGTTCATCGTCCACAACGACCGCACCTACCCGCACCTGCTGCGGCTCTTCGGCGAGTTGGGGGTGGCCACCCGGCCGACGACGATGAGCCTGTCGGTGCGCTGCGAGGGGTGCGGGCTGGAGTACGCGGGTGCGCGCGGGCCGCGCGGTCTCTTCGCCCGCCGCCGGTCCGCCGTGAACCCGGAGTACCTGTGGATGCTGGCACGGATCCCGGCGTTCCACCGGCGGGCCAGGAGGCTGCTGGCCGCCGACGCCCACACCGGCTCGGACGCGTCCGAGATCACCCTGGCCGAGTTCCTCGAACGGGGCCGCTTCGGGGCCTACTTCACCGCGCACTTCGCGATCCCGCTGGTGGCTTCGGTGTGGTCCTGCCCGCCGGACACGGCGCTCGGCTACCCGGCCCGGTACCTGTTCCGGTTCCTGGAGCACCACGGCATGCTGTCGGTGGGCGGCTCGCCGAACTGGCGCACGGTGGAGGGCGGTTCGGCGCGCTATGTGGAGCGGGTCCGCGAACGGCTCGACGCCGTGTACCTCGCCACTCCGGTACGGGCCCTCGCGCGCACCCGGGAGGGCGTGTCGGTCACCACCGCCGGCGGGGCCACCGGCCTCTACGACGCGGTGGTCGTCGCCGTCCACGCCGATCGGGCACTGCGCCTGCTGGCCGATCCGACGGACGCGGAACGCACCGCGCTGGGCGCCTTCCGCTACTCCCGCAACCGGACCGTGCTGCACACCGACGCCTCGGTGCTGCCGCGCACGCCCGGCGCCCGGGGCTGCTGGAACTACCGGCTGTCGGGGTGCCGGCCGGCCGACGCCCACGTACGGGTCAGCTACGACATGAACCGGCTCCAGGGGCTGGACGGGCCGGAGCCGTACGTGGTCACGCTGAACGCGGGCGAGGAGGTGCGGCCGGAGCTGGTCCTGGCCGAGATGGAGTACGAACACCCCGTCTACACCACGGAGTCGGTGTCCGCCCAGCGGCTCCTGCCCGCGCTGTCGGGCCCGGTGACGGCCTTCGCCGGCGCCTACCACGGGTGGGGGTTCCACGAGGACGGCTGCCGCTCGGGCGTGGCGGCGGCCGCCGCGCTGGGGGTGACGTGGTGA
- a CDS encoding cryptochrome/photolyase family protein, translating to MNVAVVLYTSDLRLHDHPPLRAALSSSEQVVPLFVRDPAVAAPPNRLAFLADCLAGLDAGLRARGGRLVVRSGDPVAATMALVREADADEVHMAAGVSAYAHAREERLRAALEAEGRRFHVHDAVITAVAPGAVTPTGSTGADHFAVFTPYHRRWSEHPLRAAAPAPRAVPVPDAIRSEPLPERAAVTGTSPGLAPGGEPEARRLLARWLRSGIDRYDETHDDLAGDATSRLSPHLHFGTLSPTEAVHRARAAGGPGAEAFVRQLCWRDFHHQVLAARPGVAAADYRDRGDHWRTGPAAEEETLAWKEGRTGYPVVDAAMRQLAHEGWTHNRGRLLVASFLTKTLYVDWRVGARHFMELLVDGDLANNQLNWQWAAGTGTDTRPNRVLNPVRQGLRYDPDGGYVHHWVPELAGLCAPRVHEPWRLPGLERARYDYPDPVVGLADGLDRFRRGRGTGPDSADGPEPGSAGRPGPG from the coding sequence ATGAACGTCGCGGTGGTCCTCTACACCTCCGACCTCCGGCTGCACGACCATCCGCCGCTGCGGGCCGCCCTGTCCTCTTCCGAGCAGGTGGTGCCGCTCTTCGTGCGCGACCCGGCGGTCGCCGCCCCGCCCAACCGGCTCGCCTTCCTCGCCGACTGCCTCGCCGGCCTCGACGCCGGGCTGCGCGCCCGCGGCGGCCGCCTCGTCGTGCGGTCCGGCGACCCCGTCGCCGCGACCATGGCCCTCGTACGGGAGGCCGACGCCGACGAGGTGCACATGGCGGCCGGGGTCAGCGCCTACGCCCACGCCCGCGAGGAGCGGCTGCGGGCCGCACTCGAAGCCGAGGGCCGGCGGTTCCACGTCCACGACGCGGTGATCACCGCGGTGGCCCCGGGGGCCGTCACCCCCACCGGGTCCACCGGGGCCGACCACTTCGCCGTCTTCACCCCGTACCACCGCCGCTGGTCCGAGCACCCCCTGCGGGCCGCCGCCCCCGCGCCCCGCGCCGTTCCGGTGCCCGACGCCATCCGCTCCGAGCCCCTGCCCGAGCGCGCCGCCGTCACCGGCACCTCCCCCGGCCTCGCCCCCGGCGGCGAACCCGAGGCGCGCCGGCTGCTCGCCCGCTGGCTGCGCTCCGGCATCGACCGCTACGACGAGACCCATGACGACCTGGCCGGCGACGCCACCTCCCGGCTCTCCCCGCACCTGCACTTCGGCACGCTCTCGCCCACCGAGGCCGTCCACCGGGCCCGCGCCGCCGGTGGCCCCGGCGCGGAGGCCTTCGTACGGCAGTTGTGCTGGCGAGACTTCCACCACCAAGTGCTCGCGGCCAGGCCCGGGGTCGCTGCCGCGGACTACCGGGACCGCGGCGACCACTGGCGCACCGGCCCCGCCGCCGAGGAGGAGACGCTGGCCTGGAAGGAGGGCCGCACCGGCTACCCGGTCGTCGACGCGGCCATGCGCCAACTGGCCCACGAGGGCTGGACGCACAACCGCGGCCGGCTGCTGGTCGCGAGCTTCCTCACCAAGACCCTCTACGTCGACTGGCGCGTCGGAGCACGCCACTTCATGGAACTCCTCGTCGACGGGGACCTCGCCAACAACCAGCTCAACTGGCAGTGGGCGGCGGGCACGGGCACCGACACCCGCCCCAACCGGGTCCTCAACCCGGTGCGCCAGGGCCTGCGTTACGACCCCGACGGCGGCTACGTCCACCACTGGGTCCCCGAACTGGCCGGACTCTGCGCACCGCGCGTGCACGAGCCCTGGCGGCTCCCCGGCCTGGAACGGGCGCGCTACGACTACCCCGACCCGGTGGTCGGCCTCGCCGACGGCCTGGACCGCTTCCGCAGGGGCCGCGGGACGGGGCCGGATTCCGCGGACGGGCCGGAGCCGGGCTCCGCGGGACGCCCGGGACCGGGGTGA